A region of Domibacillus sp. DTU_2020_1001157_1_SI_ALB_TIR_016 DNA encodes the following proteins:
- the tagD gene encoding glycerol-3-phosphate cytidylyltransferase, with the protein MKKVLTYGTFDLLHFGHINLLKRAKALGDYLIVGLSTDEFNEGKNKKAYHSFENRKMIVESIRFVDEAIPEKSWDQKIEDVIKHEVDLFVMGDDWKGHFDFLKEYCEVVYLPRTIGVSTSQIKKDLKAIQNG; encoded by the coding sequence ATGAAAAAGGTGTTAACGTACGGTACTTTTGATTTGCTGCATTTCGGGCACATTAATTTACTGAAACGGGCGAAAGCATTAGGTGACTATTTAATTGTCGGCCTTTCTACAGATGAATTTAACGAAGGAAAAAATAAAAAAGCATATCACAGCTTTGAAAATAGAAAAATGATAGTGGAATCGATCCGCTTTGTTGACGAAGCAATACCGGAAAAAAGCTGGGATCAGAAAATTGAAGATGTCATAAAACATGAGGTTGATCTGTTTGTGATGGGAGACGACTGGAAGGGACATTTTGATTTTCTTAAAGAATACTGTGAAGTCGTGTACCTGCCGAGAACCATCGGGGTTTCTACATCTCAAATCAAAAAAGATTTAAAGGCAATTCAAAATGGTTAG
- a CDS encoding CDP-glycerol glycerophosphotransferase family protein, translated as MQIGVPGFDSTELDSLTLLFVERYTTKKKEYALTAAHERENVLQACLSEADLEQLLSEGKDWDVYIAHRSDDRIRLCSNGLELELLFFLKNGQMLMPFTTNQGNVSFKSKQPELIEKAERIDFMGKHHIALKGYTVYPLWLKRPDKLTGTLILSANEDEYAIKVPLNISYRRFSSNGEDYLPLVVYEAAVPIEALLAKHSEAVILKARIEFSYAEGNRNIKMETTPIKLKTLRFTKKVLVKNVNGQKKEISITRTKKSGQLTIQILDFDVKKNVKAKMKERVVFIKRHTLVKQLYKNAFYWIGKLPVNKNVVVFESFLGKQFSDNPRAIYEYLQQHNFPYKLYWSADRKHLHHFQDKNVRCIRRFSLKWLLIMPRARFWVTNSRMPGWLPKPKQTLYLQTWHGTPLKRLAADMDEVYIPGTTAENYKKNFIQEAKNWDYLISPNAYSTQIFRRAFQFDKEILETGYPRNDFICNHEKEETVEKLSAAYGIPRHKKVILYAPTWRDNQFYAKGRYRFDLQLNLDLMKEQLGEEFVILTRLHYLVSENLDLTPYKDFAYDVSHHEDIRELYVMADILLTDYSSVFFDYGNLKRPMLFYVYDIDQYRDHLRGFYFDFEQEAPGPLVKTTEEVIQAIRKIKENGFQPSTKLDSFYEKFCYLEEGNSTRKVVEQIFLR; from the coding sequence ATGCAGATTGGGGTTCCCGGCTTTGATTCAACAGAACTAGACTCCTTGACCCTGCTGTTCGTTGAGCGGTACACAACCAAAAAGAAAGAGTATGCTCTAACAGCTGCTCATGAAAGAGAAAATGTGCTTCAAGCATGTTTATCGGAAGCGGACCTCGAGCAGCTTTTATCTGAAGGAAAAGACTGGGACGTTTATATTGCCCACCGTTCCGATGACAGAATACGCCTGTGCAGTAATGGCCTGGAATTAGAGCTGCTTTTTTTTCTGAAAAACGGCCAAATGCTGATGCCTTTTACAACCAATCAAGGAAATGTTTCGTTTAAATCAAAACAGCCTGAGCTGATTGAAAAAGCAGAACGAATTGATTTTATGGGCAAGCACCATATCGCCTTAAAAGGCTATACCGTTTACCCTTTATGGCTCAAACGGCCTGACAAGCTGACAGGAACATTAATACTGTCAGCGAATGAGGATGAGTATGCTATTAAAGTGCCTTTAAACATAAGTTACCGTCGTTTCTCATCAAATGGAGAAGACTATCTGCCTTTAGTTGTTTATGAAGCAGCCGTCCCGATTGAAGCGCTTCTTGCAAAACATAGTGAAGCGGTCATACTAAAAGCTCGAATTGAATTTTCCTATGCTGAGGGCAACAGGAACATCAAAATGGAGACAACTCCTATCAAGCTTAAAACTCTCCGTTTTACCAAAAAAGTGCTCGTTAAAAATGTAAATGGTCAAAAGAAAGAAATTTCGATCACGAGAACGAAAAAAAGCGGACAATTAACCATTCAGATCCTTGACTTTGATGTGAAGAAAAATGTAAAAGCGAAAATGAAGGAAAGGGTCGTCTTTATAAAAAGACATACTCTCGTCAAACAGCTCTATAAAAATGCTTTTTATTGGATTGGCAAACTTCCGGTCAATAAAAATGTCGTTGTATTTGAAAGCTTTCTAGGGAAACAATTCAGCGATAATCCCCGTGCTATTTATGAATATTTGCAGCAGCACAATTTCCCTTATAAATTGTATTGGAGTGCGGACAGGAAGCACCTTCATCATTTTCAAGATAAGAATGTACGCTGCATCCGCCGCTTTTCTCTTAAATGGCTTTTGATCATGCCGCGGGCCCGCTTTTGGGTGACTAACAGCCGGATGCCTGGATGGCTTCCCAAACCAAAACAAACACTTTATCTTCAAACATGGCACGGCACTCCGTTAAAACGGCTGGCGGCAGATATGGATGAAGTATATATACCCGGCACGACGGCTGAAAATTACAAAAAAAATTTCATTCAAGAAGCAAAAAACTGGGATTATTTAATTTCTCCTAATGCCTATTCAACCCAAATTTTTCGAAGAGCGTTTCAATTCGATAAAGAAATATTGGAAACAGGCTATCCGCGAAACGATTTTATTTGCAATCATGAGAAGGAGGAAACGGTTGAAAAGCTGTCAGCCGCTTATGGGATTCCCCGGCATAAAAAAGTGATTTTATATGCGCCAACCTGGCGGGATAACCAATTTTATGCGAAAGGCCGCTATCGTTTTGATCTCCAGCTGAATCTTGATTTAATGAAAGAGCAGCTGGGTGAAGAGTTTGTAATTCTTACCCGCCTGCACTATCTGGTGTCTGAAAATCTGGATTTAACGCCTTATAAAGATTTCGCTTATGATGTCTCCCATCATGAAGATATCCGTGAATTATACGTGATGGCCGATATTTTACTGACCGATTATTCATCTGTGTTTTTCGATTACGGCAACTTAAAGCGGCCAATGCTTTTCTACGTATACGATATTGACCAGTACAGGGATCATCTTCGCGGTTTTTACTTTGATTTTGAGCAGGAAGCACCGGGCCCACTGGTAAAAACAACGGAAGAAGTGATTCAAGCAATCCGAAAAATCAAAGAAAACGGATTTCAGCCATCCACAAAGCTTGATTCCTTTTATGAAAAGTTTTGTTACTTAGAAGAAGGAAATTCCACCCGCAAAGTCGTGGAACAAATCTTTTTACGCTAA
- a CDS encoding WecB/TagA/CpsF family glycosyltransferase codes for MLKILSVPFAENNMTEAVCWTNERMEKALPTFIVTANPEIVMKARKDSSFYEVISAADMITPDGIGIIYASKILGYSLKERVGGYDMIHALLEHREHTGAATKLFLLGSTEDVVAAAGEKLTELYGHAQVMGTHHGYFEKDSDEERLIVERISREKPDLLLVGAGNPKQEEFIHRFKNELGATVMIGVGGSFDILSGRICRAPELFRKLGLEWFYRLLCEPKRIKRQMVLPVFALQVFVERVRRGSGAVEVKSTKTRV; via the coding sequence GTGCTGAAAATTTTATCTGTTCCGTTTGCGGAAAATAACATGACTGAAGCAGTATGCTGGACGAACGAAAGAATGGAAAAAGCTCTTCCAACTTTTATTGTAACGGCCAATCCGGAAATCGTCATGAAAGCCAGGAAGGATTCAAGCTTTTATGAAGTGATTTCTGCTGCTGATATGATTACACCCGATGGCATCGGTATTATCTATGCGTCTAAAATATTAGGATATTCCTTAAAAGAGCGAGTGGGGGGGTATGATATGATTCATGCCCTGCTTGAGCACAGGGAACATACAGGCGCGGCCACAAAATTGTTCTTGCTCGGAAGTACGGAAGACGTAGTAGCAGCTGCGGGCGAGAAACTAACAGAATTATACGGCCATGCTCAGGTTATGGGTACACACCACGGCTATTTTGAAAAAGACTCCGACGAGGAACGTCTCATTGTAGAACGGATCTCCCGTGAGAAACCGGATCTTTTATTAGTCGGTGCGGGTAACCCGAAGCAGGAGGAATTTATTCATCGGTTTAAAAATGAACTCGGTGCGACGGTTATGATTGGTGTCGGCGGCAGTTTTGATATTTTATCGGGGCGAATCTGCAGAGCACCTGAATTGTTTCGGAAATTAGGATTAGAATGGTTTTACCGCCTCTTATGTGAGCCGAAAAGAATAAAAAGACAAATGGTTCTGCCTGTTTTTGCCCTTCAAGTATTTGTAGAAAGAGTACGGCGCGGCAGCGGAGCTGTAGAGGTGAAATCGACAAAGACGAGGGTGTAA
- a CDS encoding S-layer homology domain-containing protein, whose protein sequence is MKKLSLFTAATATTVAISSLAVPASAESSHPFTDVGSRYDEAVSFLYDNEVVNGISATKFGTSQTLTRGDAAVILANMLMLDTESAPDAGFKDLNPRVKGSVNALAEIGVISGVTKTEFKPELSLSRGAMAKFLVTAFELEDYAEQTPFTDVGGVFKPYVEALYGTGVTSGKTSTSYGTNLNITRGEFANLLYGTYVFVVENSYFPVVANVQVTSATQTKINLTEAVPTDYTAADVAAYLYFSVQYSDGSVEEFEPASYSLTDDRKALMINHTGVSLTGKKGTMIVEDFESEAKAAFDFTAVKTTSSANADSSFAHTAGLPATKAAE, encoded by the coding sequence TTGAAAAAACTTTCTTTATTTACGGCTGCCACAGCCACTACAGTAGCGATTTCTAGTTTAGCCGTTCCAGCGAGCGCGGAGTCCAGCCATCCTTTTACGGATGTAGGAAGCCGGTACGATGAAGCGGTCAGCTTTTTATATGACAATGAAGTAGTTAATGGGATTTCAGCTACAAAATTCGGTACGAGCCAAACATTAACACGGGGCGATGCGGCGGTTATTTTAGCCAATATGCTTATGCTTGATACAGAAAGCGCACCAGACGCCGGGTTTAAAGATTTAAATCCGCGTGTAAAAGGATCGGTTAACGCACTTGCTGAAATCGGGGTGATTTCAGGCGTAACCAAGACGGAATTCAAGCCGGAATTGTCTCTCAGCCGCGGTGCAATGGCTAAATTCCTTGTAACGGCATTTGAGCTGGAGGATTATGCAGAACAGACACCATTTACGGATGTTGGCGGCGTATTCAAGCCTTATGTTGAAGCTCTTTACGGAACAGGAGTTACATCAGGCAAGACGAGCACATCATACGGCACGAACTTAAATATTACGCGCGGCGAATTTGCCAATTTATTATATGGAACGTATGTCTTTGTTGTTGAAAATTCTTATTTCCCAGTGGTTGCAAATGTACAAGTGACTTCGGCCACACAAACGAAAATTAATCTGACAGAAGCGGTGCCGACAGACTATACAGCAGCTGATGTAGCAGCATACCTGTATTTCAGTGTTCAGTACAGCGATGGAAGTGTAGAAGAATTCGAACCTGCTTCTTATTCTCTTACAGATGACCGCAAAGCTTTAATGATTAACCATACAGGTGTATCCTTAACCGGCAAAAAAGGAACGATGATCGTTGAAGACTTTGAATCTGAAGCAAAAGCAGCGTTTGATTTCACAGCTGTGAAGACAACTTCAAGTGCAAATGCGGATTCTTCATTTGCACACACAGCAGGTCTTCCTGCAACGAAAGCAGCAGAATAA
- a CDS encoding glycosyltransferase family 2 protein encodes MGSVSWIYNVIKFPKTRSFDYNADGYYEVENKQGRKANQTKVSVVTPVYNAEKYLRKTIDSVINQTIGFQHIEYLLVDDCSTDSSRKILLEYAAKYDNIRAVFLKCNTGTPGQPRNLGIQLSTSKYITFLDADDWLEPSGLETLHDILEKTGDDYVVGRTIQLKTNGSKIVGEHESCKERRNISPYSIPHIFQHLGPRARMVRASVIKDNGIVFPEMKFAEDKQFFMDVLIHCNTISTTKAPIYYLNRLDDNNASLTKQTNIMQKTDSNIKVIHYIISKKLEPDKEKMLLNRLYEFDSITRLFNTGHFQKTKLKALYYNKFNEILKTTEGLRYEVSDNFFHPLNKIAYELFKEGKTKQLEKLFEWEKKEKVKPVLIKDNLPYHVAPFLEEKYRYIRVPMLAIFKEDRFYDNEYCLDFNVYGDYVDQITDVIIRDREDVNREYSIPVQVDQDGRGKLEVSLDLLNQLPSAGYAMFLRYNDYHKINIRKLNENQIRYENRDFTFYTTIHSNIGLKVK; translated from the coding sequence ATGGGTAGTGTATCGTGGATTTACAATGTAATAAAATTTCCGAAAACTCGTTCCTTTGACTATAACGCGGACGGTTATTATGAAGTGGAAAACAAACAGGGCAGAAAAGCCAATCAAACGAAAGTATCTGTGGTCACGCCGGTTTATAATGCAGAAAAGTATTTAAGGAAAACGATCGACTCGGTTATCAACCAAACAATAGGATTTCAACACATTGAGTACCTCCTGGTTGATGATTGTTCAACGGATTCCTCCAGAAAGATCCTGTTAGAGTATGCTGCTAAATATGATAACATTCGGGCTGTTTTTCTCAAATGCAATACAGGAACGCCCGGCCAGCCGCGCAATCTAGGGATTCAACTCTCTACTTCCAAGTACATTACTTTTCTGGATGCAGATGACTGGCTTGAACCTTCTGGCTTGGAAACACTGCATGATATTTTAGAGAAAACAGGCGATGACTATGTGGTAGGAAGAACGATACAGCTGAAGACAAATGGATCCAAAATTGTAGGAGAGCATGAATCCTGCAAAGAACGGAGAAATATATCTCCTTACTCGATTCCCCATATATTTCAGCACTTAGGGCCGCGGGCGAGGATGGTCAGAGCCAGCGTTATTAAAGATAATGGAATCGTTTTTCCGGAAATGAAATTTGCAGAAGATAAACAGTTTTTTATGGATGTCTTAATTCACTGCAATACGATTTCAACGACAAAAGCACCCATTTATTATTTGAATCGGCTTGATGACAATAATGCTTCGCTGACAAAACAAACGAATATTATGCAAAAAACAGACAGCAATATAAAGGTGATTCATTATATCATCAGTAAAAAGTTAGAGCCTGATAAAGAGAAGATGCTGCTCAATCGATTATATGAATTTGATTCGATTACGCGATTGTTTAATACGGGCCATTTTCAAAAAACGAAATTGAAGGCACTGTACTATAATAAATTTAATGAAATACTGAAAACGACAGAAGGGCTGCGCTATGAGGTCTCTGACAACTTTTTTCACCCGTTAAATAAAATTGCTTATGAGCTTTTTAAAGAAGGAAAAACGAAGCAGCTTGAAAAGCTTTTTGAATGGGAGAAAAAAGAGAAGGTAAAGCCTGTGCTGATTAAAGACAACCTTCCTTATCATGTAGCCCCGTTTCTTGAAGAAAAATACCGCTATATACGGGTGCCGATGCTGGCCATTTTTAAAGAAGACCGGTTTTATGATAACGAGTATTGCCTGGACTTTAACGTATACGGTGATTATGTTGATCAAATTACCGATGTGATCATCAGGGACCGAGAAGATGTGAATAGAGAATATTCCATTCCTGTTCAAGTGGATCAGGACGGACGTGGAAAGCTGGAAGTAAGCCTTGATCTATTAAACCAGCTGCCGTCAGCGGGCTATGCGATGTTCCTGCGCTATAATGACTACCACAAAATCAATATTAGAAAACTCAATGAAAACCAAATTCGCTATGAAAATCGTGACTTTACTTTTTACACGACCATTCATTCGAATATCGGACTAAAAGTAAAATAA
- a CDS encoding CDP-glycerol glycerophosphotransferase family protein — translation MVRELAIFLFLFSFKWMFFFFSFLPLQNKITFVVSFGDNSRYVLDEIRHQHISVRVAVLCKRNKLHLFKDCPDIDLVVFETNPFYVLRSIYHLATSRRVLVDNYYGFLAAVHFKKSVECIQLWHASGALKKFGLQDGSVKQRSERAKKRFLKVYSQFHKVVTGSDQMADIFIKSFHLQKKQILPSGVPRTDFFFDKKALQKAKHKIAGQYPAIEHKQVILYVPTYRDQALAHFKLELDIGKMAEQLGGDYLLFLRLHPAIQQTTTFGEKYPDFVVDVSSDQYEINELLAVADYLITDYSSIPVEFSLLQKPIIFFTYDLEEYKQTRGVPEGFERDLPGPMVRDTDSIVHCIQANHFDLEAIRSYAEKWNAYSKGQSSRNVVRYLFPEKSLSQKKTTR, via the coding sequence ATGGTTAGGGAGCTAGCCATTTTTCTTTTTCTATTTTCTTTTAAGTGGATGTTTTTCTTTTTTTCTTTTCTGCCGCTTCAAAACAAAATAACCTTTGTTGTCAGCTTTGGCGATAACAGCCGGTATGTACTCGATGAAATACGGCATCAGCATATTTCTGTGAGAGTGGCTGTTCTTTGTAAAAGAAACAAGCTTCATCTCTTCAAAGACTGTCCTGACATTGATTTGGTTGTGTTTGAAACCAATCCATTTTATGTGCTCCGCTCTATATACCATTTAGCTACATCTCGTCGTGTTCTGGTGGATAATTATTATGGGTTTCTAGCTGCCGTTCACTTTAAAAAGAGTGTAGAATGCATACAATTATGGCACGCCTCAGGTGCATTAAAGAAGTTTGGACTCCAGGATGGATCGGTCAAACAAAGAAGCGAGAGAGCCAAAAAACGTTTCTTAAAGGTGTACAGCCAATTTCATAAAGTAGTGACTGGTTCAGATCAGATGGCTGATATTTTTATCAAATCCTTTCACCTTCAAAAGAAACAGATTTTACCGTCGGGTGTCCCGCGGACCGATTTCTTTTTTGACAAAAAAGCGCTCCAAAAAGCGAAGCATAAAATAGCTGGCCAATATCCAGCCATTGAGCACAAACAAGTGATTTTGTACGTTCCTACATACCGGGATCAAGCATTAGCGCATTTTAAGCTTGAGCTGGATATTGGAAAAATGGCTGAACAGCTCGGAGGAGACTATCTATTGTTTCTACGGCTGCATCCGGCCATTCAGCAAACCACCACTTTTGGAGAGAAATATCCGGACTTTGTAGTAGATGTTTCTTCGGATCAATATGAAATTAATGAGCTGCTTGCTGTGGCGGATTATTTAATTACCGATTATTCATCAATCCCCGTCGAATTTTCACTTCTGCAAAAGCCCATAATTTTTTTTACATATGATTTAGAAGAGTATAAGCAGACCAGAGGAGTGCCAGAAGGGTTTGAAAGAGACCTTCCGGGGCCTATGGTGAGGGATACGGATTCTATTGTTCACTGCATTCAAGCGAATCATTTTGATCTCGAAGCGATTCGCAGCTACGCGGAAAAATGGAATGCATATTCCAAAGGACAATCCAGCCGTAACGTCGTACGATACTTATTTCCTGAAAAAAGCTTGTCCCAAAAGAAAACAACGCGTTAG
- a CDS encoding TerC family protein, giving the protein MDTSLLLEYGWILIVLILLEGVLSADNALVLAVMAKNLPAEQQKKAINIGLMLAFVFRIGAIFLISFLFHVWQVQAIGAAYLIFIALKHLLKKNKGHEKEKKVKSYRATVAQIALADIAFAIDSILAAVALVLALPDTPIGAIGGMDGAKFIVIVLGALAGLIVIKFAAGFFVELLVKRPSLETAAMVLVGWVGVKLLMHTLAHPAVHLISHDFVEGPIWKTIFWSVMVLIALGGWFLSKGQPEKLKSGN; this is encoded by the coding sequence ATGGACACGTCTTTGTTGTTAGAGTATGGATGGATTTTAATTGTTTTAATCCTTCTAGAAGGTGTTCTATCGGCTGATAACGCCCTGGTTTTAGCGGTCATGGCTAAAAACCTGCCGGCAGAGCAGCAGAAAAAAGCGATTAATATAGGGCTGATGTTAGCTTTTGTATTCAGGATTGGAGCGATTTTTCTTATTTCGTTTCTTTTCCATGTTTGGCAGGTACAGGCTATCGGAGCTGCTTATTTAATTTTTATTGCTTTAAAACACCTGCTTAAAAAGAATAAGGGTCACGAAAAAGAAAAGAAAGTGAAAAGCTACCGCGCAACAGTGGCACAAATTGCATTAGCGGATATCGCCTTTGCGATCGATTCGATTTTAGCAGCTGTAGCACTGGTTCTGGCTTTGCCCGATACACCGATCGGTGCTATTGGCGGTATGGATGGCGCCAAGTTTATTGTCATTGTTCTTGGGGCGCTTGCTGGCCTGATCGTCATTAAATTTGCAGCCGGGTTTTTCGTGGAGTTACTTGTTAAGCGTCCAAGCCTTGAAACGGCAGCAATGGTGCTGGTAGGCTGGGTTGGGGTCAAGCTGTTGATGCATACCCTTGCACACCCGGCGGTACATCTCATTTCTCATGATTTTGTTGAAGGGCCTATTTGGAAAACAATTTTCTGGTCCGTAATGGTTCTGATTGCTTTAGGCGGCTGGTTTTTATCTAAAGGGCAGCCTGAAAAGCTTAAAAGCGGGAACTAA
- a CDS encoding DUF6980 family protein gives MKTYCCEDMKYHASFKCNVHENPFDCPDQLVYCDKDGREFGIIIHDGGSSVIAIQYCPWCGSDLD, from the coding sequence ATGAAAACCTATTGCTGTGAAGACATGAAGTATCATGCTTCTTTTAAATGTAATGTTCATGAAAATCCCTTCGACTGTCCTGATCAGCTTGTCTACTGTGATAAGGATGGCAGGGAGTTTGGAATCATTATTCACGACGGGGGCAGCTCGGTTATTGCAATTCAATATTGTCCTTGGTGTGGGAGCGATTTAGATTAG
- the tnpB gene encoding IS200/IS605 family element RNA-guided endonuclease TnpB, translating into MLVNKAYRFRLYPTKEQEVLIAKTIGCSRFVFNRFLSLWNENYQTTGKGLSYSACSSQLTKLKKELDWLQEVDSHSLQSSLKNLADSFDRFLKKQNKAPRFKSKKNKVQSYTTNIEKKNQLPEVSILGNRMKLPKLGWVRFANSRDVQGRILNATVRKNPSGKYFVSLLVETAVKDLPKTDSTVGIDVGLKDFAILSNGKVYKNPTFFRALEEKLAKVQRILSRRQRLAIQQKKPLSKAKNVQKQRMKVARIHEQIANARTDYLQKITTEIIKNHDIIGIEDLKVSNMLKNHTLSKAISEVSWSEFRTMLEYKAKWYGKKVIAVDPRHTSQRCHSCGHTAKENRRTQAAFICVSCGHSENADINAARNIHDLAMV; encoded by the coding sequence ATGCTGGTGAACAAAGCCTATCGCTTTCGCCTATATCCAACCAAAGAACAAGAAGTGCTGATTGCGAAAACCATCGGCTGCTCGCGTTTTGTGTTCAACCGCTTCCTTTCCTTATGGAACGAAAACTATCAAACAACCGGAAAAGGCTTATCGTACAGTGCCTGTTCTTCCCAGCTTACCAAACTCAAGAAAGAACTAGATTGGCTTCAAGAAGTTGATTCACATTCCCTGCAATCATCCTTGAAAAACCTGGCTGATTCCTTTGACCGTTTCCTCAAGAAGCAAAACAAGGCTCCACGATTTAAAAGTAAGAAAAATAAAGTGCAGTCCTACACGACAAATATTGAAAAAAAGAATCAGCTTCCGGAGGTAAGCATTTTGGGTAATCGCATGAAACTGCCTAAGCTGGGCTGGGTTCGTTTTGCGAACAGCCGTGACGTGCAAGGCCGTATTTTAAACGCAACGGTACGGAAAAACCCTTCCGGAAAGTACTTCGTTTCTTTGCTTGTTGAAACAGCGGTGAAAGACCTGCCCAAAACAGATTCCACCGTTGGGATTGATGTTGGCTTAAAAGACTTTGCCATTCTCTCGAATGGGAAAGTATACAAAAATCCAACGTTTTTTAGAGCGTTAGAAGAAAAGCTGGCCAAAGTACAGCGCATTCTTTCCCGCCGCCAGCGCCTGGCGATTCAGCAAAAAAAACCTTTATCAAAAGCGAAAAATGTACAAAAACAGCGTATGAAAGTGGCACGTATTCATGAACAGATTGCGAACGCACGGACTGATTACTTGCAGAAAATCACGACCGAGATCATCAAAAACCACGATATCATCGGGATTGAGGACCTGAAAGTATCAAATATGCTGAAGAACCATACATTATCCAAAGCAATCAGCGAAGTTTCCTGGTCGGAATTCCGCACGATGCTGGAATACAAAGCGAAATGGTACGGCAAGAAGGTGATCGCGGTTGATCCTCGCCACACCTCCCAAAGATGCCATTCATGCGGGCATACAGCGAAGGAAAACCGTCGAACACAAGCGGCATTTATTTGCGTTTCCTGCGGTCATTCCGAAAACGCGGACATCAATGCTGCCCGGAATATCCATGATTTAGCCATGGTTTAG